In the genome of Staphylococcus durrellii, one region contains:
- a CDS encoding SGNH/GDSL hydrolase family protein → MKKNYYDLLICQLSTNDSRFKKALGEISLDYDLENFNIETTIGAMEYIISYAKNTWNTPVLFYTCIRKSDPYYEHLINVLYKLKDKWDIEILDVWNNPEANELKKYDNTLFADDAHPTLKGYRYVYFPLFKEKIKCIFS, encoded by the coding sequence TTGAAAAAGAATTATTATGATTTATTGATTTGTCAGTTATCAACCAATGATAGTAGATTTAAAAAAGCATTAGGTGAGATAAGTTTAGATTATGATTTGGAAAATTTTAATATAGAAACGACAATAGGTGCAATGGAATACATTATTAGCTATGCAAAAAATACATGGAACACTCCTGTTTTATTTTATACTTGTATAAGAAAATCAGATCCATATTACGAACATTTAATAAATGTATTGTATAAATTAAAAGATAAGTGGGATATTGAGATATTAGATGTTTGGAATAATCCGGAAGCTAATGAGCTTAAAAAATATGATAACACGTTATTTGCTGATGATGCGCATCCTACTTTAAAAGGTTATCGGTATGTATATTTTCCACTTTTTAAAGAAAAAATAAAGTGTATTTTTAGTTAA
- a CDS encoding SGNH/GDSL hydrolase family protein, giving the protein MKKLTVLIGLYMAKKIFSTVFSVLNDIKKGNASKFRPNALYLEKDDKLNSKKILFLGSSITYGAASHGVSFVEFLKEESKVNTTKEAISGTTLAGVEKIHMFKE; this is encoded by the coding sequence TTGAAAAAATTAACTGTTTTAATTGGTTTATATATGGCGAAAAAAATTTTTTCAACAGTCTTTAGTGTATTAAATGATATAAAAAAAGGGAATGCAAGTAAATTTCGTCCTAATGCTTTATATTTAGAGAAAGATGATAAGTTAAATAGTAAAAAGATTCTTTTTTTAGGTTCTTCTATAACTTATGGAGCAGCATCTCATGGAGTATCATTTGTTGAGTTTTTAAAAGAAGAGTCTAAGGTCAACACTACAAAGGAAGCGATATCAGGTACTACTTTAGCAGGGGTAGAAAAAATTCATATGTTCAAAGAATAA
- the rpsR gene encoding 30S ribosomal protein S18 translates to MAGGPRRGGRRRKKVCYFTANGITHIDYKDTELLKRFISERGKILPRRVTGTSAKYQRMLTIAIKRSRHMALLPYVKEEQ, encoded by the coding sequence ATGGCAGGTGGACCAAGAAGAGGCGGACGTCGTCGTAAAAAAGTTTGTTACTTCACAGCAAACGGAATTACACACATCGACTATAAAGACACAGAATTATTAAAACGTTTTATTTCTGAACGTGGTAAAATTTTACCTCGTCGTGTAACAGGTACTTCAGCTAAATATCAACGTATGTTGACAATCGCTATCAAACGTTCTCGTCATATGGCATTATTACCATATGTTAAAGAAGAACAATAA
- the ssb gene encoding single-stranded DNA-binding protein, whose translation MINRVVLVGRLTKDPEYRTTPSGVSVATFTLAVNRTFTNAQGEREADFINCVVFRKQAENVNNYLSKGSLAGVDGRLQSRSYENQEGRRIFVTEVVCDSVQFLEPKNQNNQRQNQSGGNDFQDYGQSFGGQQSGQNTSRNNNNSSNNNQSDNPFANANGPIDISDDDLPF comes from the coding sequence ATGATAAACAGAGTTGTTTTAGTAGGTCGTTTAACTAAGGATCCAGAATACAGAACAACACCCTCAGGCGTGAGCGTTGCGACATTTACCTTAGCGGTAAATCGTACGTTTACCAATGCGCAAGGGGAACGCGAAGCTGATTTCATTAACTGCGTCGTTTTTAGAAAACAAGCAGAAAATGTTAATAACTACTTATCAAAAGGTAGCTTAGCTGGCGTTGACGGTCGCTTACAATCACGTAGTTATGAAAACCAAGAAGGACGTCGTATCTTTGTTACAGAAGTTGTTTGTGATAGCGTTCAATTCCTTGAACCTAAAAACCAAAACAACCAACGCCAAAACCAATCTGGAGGCAATGACTTCCAAGATTACGGTCAAAGCTTTGGTGGTCAACAATCTGGACAAAACACGTCACGCAATAACAACAATTCATCAAACAATAATCAATCAGATAACCCATTCGCTAATGCGAACGGCCCTATTGATATTAGTGATGATGACTTACCATTCTAA
- the rpsF gene encoding 30S ribosomal protein S6, whose amino-acid sequence MRTYEVMYIVRPNIEEDAKKAVVERFNGILASRGSEVLEAKDWGKRRLAYEINDFTEGYYNIVRIQTEDNEATDEFQRLAKINDDIIRYIVIREDEDKTRK is encoded by the coding sequence ATGAGAACATATGAAGTTATGTATATCGTTCGTCCGAATATTGAAGAAGATGCTAAAAAAGCAGTTGTTGAACGTTTCAACGGCATTTTAGCTTCAAGAGGTTCAGAAGTACTTGAAGCTAAAGACTGGGGTAAACGTCGCCTTGCTTATGAAATCAATGATTTCACTGAAGGTTACTACAACATCGTTCGTATTCAAACAGAAGATAACGAAGCTACTGACGAATTCCAACGTTTAGCTAAAATTAACGATGATATCATCCGTTACATCGTTATCCGTGAAGACGAAGATAAGACAAGAAAATAA
- a CDS encoding GH25 family lysozyme — translation MVSVMKKGIVTTCAVVSATFLSYSVHAAEQPNAQKGTMGYGYKQYLSKHPDKKTQNKVQTETGTTQQGKRVLDISEWQGDLTADQVKKLKANYDFIIIRAQYGSEHIDTSLEHNSELLDKYDLPFGVYSYSMYENPDDARYEAQTLYNRAPKASFYINDFEQNTVTSGSIDDSTNAWYDEMKGLAGNKKVLLYSYQNFMEENLTNTVSTYDGFWLANYSETQPSREYALWQYTDQYHSPEIDQDVDANYTSPDKNTSWFIS, via the coding sequence ATGGTTTCAGTTATGAAAAAAGGAATTGTAACGACGTGTGCTGTAGTAAGTGCGACGTTTTTATCTTATTCAGTACATGCTGCTGAACAACCAAATGCTCAAAAAGGGACAATGGGTTATGGTTATAAACAATATTTATCAAAACATCCAGATAAAAAAACTCAAAATAAAGTGCAAACAGAAACAGGTACAACTCAACAAGGTAAACGTGTCTTAGATATTTCAGAATGGCAAGGGGACTTAACTGCAGATCAAGTTAAGAAGTTAAAAGCAAACTATGATTTTATTATCATTCGTGCCCAATATGGTTCCGAACATATTGACACTTCACTCGAACATAATTCTGAACTATTGGATAAATATGATTTACCATTTGGTGTTTATTCTTACAGCATGTATGAAAATCCTGATGATGCAAGATACGAAGCACAAACGTTATATAATAGAGCACCAAAAGCAAGTTTCTACATAAATGATTTCGAACAAAACACAGTGACTTCAGGAAGTATTGATGATAGTACGAATGCTTGGTACGACGAAATGAAAGGTCTAGCAGGTAATAAAAAGGTCTTACTTTATTCATACCAAAACTTTATGGAAGAGAATTTGACTAATACTGTTAGTACTTATGATGGTTTTTGGTTAGCTAATTATAGTGAAACACAACCTTCACGCGAGTATGCATTATGGCAATACACTGATCAATACCACTCACCTGAAATCGATCAAGATGTCGACGCAAATTATACAAGTCCTGACAAAAATACAAGCTGGTTCATTTCATAA